In Anaerolineales bacterium, the following proteins share a genomic window:
- the hisC gene encoding histidinol-phosphate transaminase, which yields MKRPRFNPNLQNTPVYVAGRAIEEIQEKYGLERVVKLASNESPIGPSPLAVQAALETLGQAHRYPGVADANLRRKLAERLAPDLSEENFVVGNGATDVIRMVTQAFTFDGGNNVMATATFPMYHILTSAYGGSCRTVSLTPTFDFDLAGILSQIDDDTRIVFLCSPNNPTGKIIAQNDLARFMREVPDHVVVLLDESYYDYVADANYPDSLSYVREGRNVIVLRSFSKASGLANLRVGYMIAPAEIAGYVRHALLPFNTSDIALAAASASMDDDEFSQNQRQTVLAGRAYFESAFDELDLFAIHSQANFVTIVEPPLGAARLTELLLQRGFIVRELTTFGMKNALRVSVGAPDENEAFVRALKSILETEGVTA from the coding sequence ATGAAGCGACCTCGATTCAATCCCAACCTGCAAAATACCCCAGTCTACGTGGCGGGCAGAGCCATTGAGGAGATTCAGGAAAAATACGGGCTGGAGCGGGTCGTCAAACTGGCGTCGAACGAAAGCCCGATCGGACCGTCGCCGCTGGCGGTGCAAGCCGCGTTGGAAACGCTGGGGCAGGCGCATCGTTATCCCGGCGTGGCGGATGCGAACCTGCGCCGCAAACTGGCGGAGCGTCTTGCGCCCGATCTCAGCGAGGAAAATTTTGTCGTCGGCAACGGCGCCACGGACGTGATCCGCATGGTGACGCAGGCGTTCACCTTCGACGGCGGCAACAACGTGATGGCGACGGCGACCTTTCCGATGTATCACATCCTGACCTCTGCGTACGGCGGTTCATGCCGGACCGTCAGCCTGACTCCAACCTTCGACTTTGATCTCGCCGGAATCTTAAGCCAAATTGACGACGACACCCGCATCGTTTTCCTGTGTTCGCCGAACAACCCCACTGGCAAGATCATCGCACAAAACGATCTGGCGCGTTTCATGCGCGAAGTCCCCGACCATGTGGTCGTATTGTTGGACGAATCGTATTACGACTACGTCGCCGACGCGAATTATCCCGACAGCCTGAGTTACGTCCGCGAGGGTCGCAACGTGATCGTCTTGCGTAGTTTCTCAAAAGCCTCGGGGCTGGCAAACCTGCGCGTGGGCTACATGATCGCGCCCGCCGAGATCGCCGGATATGTGCGTCACGCGCTGTTGCCGTTCAACACCAGCGACATCGCTCTCGCCGCCGCGTCTGCCAGCATGGACGACGACGAGTTCAGCCAAAACCAGCGTCAGACGGTTTTGGCAGGGCGCGCGTACTTTGAATCCGCGTTCGACGAGTTGGACCTGTTCGCCATTCACAGCCAGGCGAATTTTGTGACGATCGTGGAACCGCCCCTCGGCGCGGCGCGGCTGACGGAACTTTTATTGCAACGCGGGTTCATCGTCCGCGAATTGACCACGTTCGGGATGAAGAACGCCCTCCGCGTGAGCGTCGGCGCGCCCGATGAGAACGAAGCGTTCGTGC